CTACATGGAGAGCTGGGGTGTAGCCGTCACGAATCCGTACTTTGCCAAGACGGACGAGCAAGGCCGGTTCACCATGACCGATGTGCCGCCTGGCACCTATAAGCTGGTCATCTGGCACCCCTATATCCGTACCGCGATCGAGCAAACCGTCACCATCGGCCCGAAGGGAACAGTGCAGGCCAATATTGTGGTCCCGGCCCCGACTGGGCGGCTCTATGCCAACGAGGTAATCGATCATCCGTACACCCGCTACAACGTACTCGAGGAAACGAAACGGGACATCGATCCGATGATCCACCGGCAGGATCACTAGACAGGAAGTGACCAGGGTGCAAATTACCCAGCACCATCTGGTGAAGCAGGACTCCTAATAGGTAGTGCGTGTGTGGTGCAGACGAGGATCTTGAGAAAGAGAACATGACAAAAGCTGAAACTGTCAGTCGCCAGATCGATGTGCTGGCTATCGGTTTGTTTGGCCTTGCTGTCGGAGCCTTGACCGTGGGCATGGCACAAGTCGGACAAATTCCAGAGGTGGACAGAGTGGGTGTATTGGTCATTGCGCTGGTGTTTGGCGGTCTCGTACAGATGCTCGCCGGGATTGCCGATATTCGATACCATGAACAGCTTGGAGGGACAGCCCTCACGATGTATGGGTTTTTTTGGTTCACGGTGTCATTAGCCCAGCTCGTCAGTATGAGCACGACCTTCCACTTTGACAGCGCCCTCTTTATTCCAATCAACCTTGTGTATGTGTTCTTCTCGGCGGTCATGGTCTATTTGACCGCATACAGGTCTATAGCCTTAAGCCTCCTCCATGCCATCATTACCCTGACATTTTTCTTCACCGTCTGCATGAGGCTGAACCTGATATCGGAAACGCTTCCGGGAGTGGCTCATCTGGCGGTTGGAATCCTCGCTTTTTATCACGCGATCGGCAGTCTCTCACAGGCCTATACCGGCAAGGCGATTGTGCCACTTGGCCCGCCGATGCTCCATCATCGGGCACGAAGGAATACGCAGGTGGAGTTGACGGTGGTGCCAGAAGTCAATTGAGCAGGGACGTGACATGTGTCCCAATCACAATCTACTTACGTGAATTGGAACACGAAGCCATCGCTGCTGGGCGCTGAGTCAGGGGAACAGGATAGATGTCGACCTTATGCTTGTTTTGCTAATTAGTCTGATTCTTTGCTATATGCTCGGCCTCGTGCTTCCGTTCTGTACCCCGCGAAAGCCGCAGACGCAAGGGATAGTGGGCAGCGCCTGTGCCTCAGTCGCAAGTCTCATCGGTATCGCGTTGGGACTCCGTGGACTCGTCGCGTCCGAACCGTTGACGGCCACCGTCGCATCGCCTATTCCCCTGCTCGCCTTTGCGATTCGGCTCGATCCGCTCGCCTCCTTTTTCGTCCTGACCATCTCCCTCGCCGGGCTGGCCGCCTCCATCTATGCCATGGGGTATCTCAAGGAGTTCCATGGCCGGGTCTCCGTAGCCGCGCTGGCAGCCTTGACGAACGGGTTCCTGCTCTCCATGACACTCGTCGTCATCGCCGACAATGGATTCTTCTTCCTCATCGCGTGGGAGCTGATGTCGCTCGCCTCCTACTTTCTGGTCGTCACAGAACATGAGAAGGCGGACATCCGCCACGCCGGCTTCTTCTACCTGGTCATGACGCACGTCGGCACCGCCTTTGTGGTCTTGACCTATCTGATCTTGTTTCAATCGGCTGGATCGTTCTCGTTTGACGCCTTTCGTCATCCGGAGCAGGCCTTACCGGAAGGGATGCGGACCCTGATCTTTCTCGCCGCCTTGATCGGCTTCGGGACCAAAGCCGGGATCGTCCCGCTGCATGTCTGGTTGCCCTACGCCCATCCGGCCGCGCCGTCGCATATCTCGGCCCTCATGTCCGGCGTCATGATCAAGACGGCAATCTATGCACTCATCCGGGTCTACTTCGATTTCCTTGGGGGACAATTCCCCTGGTGGTGGGGTTTCGTGGTGCTGCTCGCCGGGACCCTCTCGGCCATACTGGGGGTGATGTATGCGCTGATGGAACATGACCTCAAGCGTCTCCTGGCGTTTCATAGCGTGGAAAACATCGGCATCATTTTGCTCGGCATCGGCGCCGGCATGATCTTTCACACCTACGGGCTCAATGAATTTGCTGCGCTGGGCCTGTTGGCCGGGCTCTACCACACGATCAACCATGCCATGTTCAAGGCCTTACTCTTCCTGGGAGCAGGCTCTCTCCTCTACGCCACCCATACGCGCAATATGGAAGAGTACGGCGGACTGCTGCGTCGCATGCCCTGGACCGGTCTGTTCTTTCTCATCGGCGCCGTGTCGATCTCGGCCCTCCCCCCGACCAATGGATTCGTGAGCGAATGGCTGGTGTTCCAAACACTCTTTCTGAGCTTTCAACTCCCGGCTCTATTCCTCAAGTTGATGCTGCCGATCGCCGCAGCCCTGCTGGCCTTGACCGGCGTCTTAGCGCTGGCCTGCTTTGCCAAGGCCTTCGGCATTTCCTTCTTGGCTCTCCCACGAAGTGCCCATGCACGCCATGCCGAAGAGGTCCCGGTCGCCATGCGGATCGGGATGGGCATCCTGGCCCTGCTGTGTGTCGGACTTGGTCTCGCCCCCATGATCGTCGTGCCGCTCCTCGACCGGATTACCGCCCCGCTGACCGGCGTGTCGATCACCGACAAGGTGCTCGCACTCGATGGCTGGGCCGTGGCGCCCGGGAACGTGCAGTTCTCCAGTATCTCACCGCCCATGTTGGCGGCCATGCTGATCCTAGGCGGCCTCCTTGGCCTCTTCTTGGCCTTCCTCTTCGGTGGCCGCCTGATGACACGCTCATACAAAACCTGGGGCTGCGGGATCAATCTGTCCCCACGGATGGAGTACACCGCTACGGGATTTGTCCAACCGATTAAGCGAGTCTTCAGCACCTTCTATCAGCCGACGATCAAA
This window of the Nitrospirota bacterium genome carries:
- a CDS encoding carboxypeptidase regulatory-like domain-containing protein codes for the protein YMESWGVAVTNPYFAKTDEQGRFTMTDVPPGTYKLVIWHPYIRTAIEQTVTIGPKGTVQANIVVPAPTGRLYANEVIDHPYTRYNVLEETKRDIDPMIHRQDH
- a CDS encoding GPR1/FUN34/YaaH family transporter yields the protein MTKAETVSRQIDVLAIGLFGLAVGALTVGMAQVGQIPEVDRVGVLVIALVFGGLVQMLAGIADIRYHEQLGGTALTMYGFFWFTVSLAQLVSMSTTFHFDSALFIPINLVYVFFSAVMVYLTAYRSIALSLLHAIITLTFFFTVCMRLNLISETLPGVAHLAVGILAFYHAIGSLSQAYTGKAIVPLGPPMLHHRARRNTQVELTVVPEVN
- the hyfB gene encoding hydrogenase 4 subunit B: MLVLLISLILCYMLGLVLPFCTPRKPQTQGIVGSACASVASLIGIALGLRGLVASEPLTATVASPIPLLAFAIRLDPLASFFVLTISLAGLAASIYAMGYLKEFHGRVSVAALAALTNGFLLSMTLVVIADNGFFFLIAWELMSLASYFLVVTEHEKADIRHAGFFYLVMTHVGTAFVVLTYLILFQSAGSFSFDAFRHPEQALPEGMRTLIFLAALIGFGTKAGIVPLHVWLPYAHPAAPSHISALMSGVMIKTAIYALIRVYFDFLGGQFPWWWGFVVLLAGTLSAILGVMYALMEHDLKRLLAFHSVENIGIILLGIGAGMIFHTYGLNEFAALGLLAGLYHTINHAMFKALLFLGAGSLLYATHTRNMEEYGGLLRRMPWTGLFFLIGAVSISALPPTNGFVSEWLVFQTLFLSFQLPALFLKLMLPIAAALLALTGVLALACFAKAFGISFLALPRSAHARHAEEVPVAMRIGMGILALLCVGLGLAPMIVVPLLDRITAPLTGVSITDKVLALDGWAVAPGNVQFSSISPPMLAAMLILGGLLGLFLAFLFGGRLMTRSYKTWGCGINLSPRMEYTATGFVQPIKRVFSTFYQPTIKLETEFLEESRYFAKRRHFEFHIEPVFEKYLYDPVVHVFMRIADRLRILQAGSLHLYLTYIFVTLVMLLLFAV